The following proteins come from a genomic window of Nostoc sp. TCL26-01:
- a CDS encoding DUF4351 domain-containing protein gives MIDHDRLFKELISTFFLEFLELFFPQVTAYLEPDSLTFLDKEVFTDITAGEQYEADLVAKIRFRGQETFFLVHIENQSYSQTEFGRRMFTYFARLFEKHGLPVYPIVIFSYDTPHKPQTDTYRVTFPDKTVLEFNYGVVQLNQLNWRDFLEQENPVASALMSKMRIAPSDRPKVKAECLRLLATLRLNPAKMKLISGFVDTYLRLNAAETEIFQTEIAKFELVKQEVVMEIVTSWQLQGREEGRQEGRQEIVMRQLKRKVGAVTSELEERIGKLSPTQVEDLADALLDFTNLDDLVAWLNSHN, from the coding sequence ATGATTGACCACGACCGTTTATTTAAAGAACTAATTTCCACATTTTTTCTCGAATTTTTAGAATTATTTTTCCCCCAAGTAACTGCATATCTAGAACCAGACTCACTAACATTTTTAGATAAAGAAGTATTCACCGATATTACAGCAGGTGAACAATACGAAGCTGATTTAGTAGCCAAAATCCGATTTAGAGGACAAGAAACATTCTTTCTCGTACATATCGAAAATCAGTCATATTCACAAACTGAATTTGGACGGAGGATGTTTACTTATTTTGCTCGACTATTTGAAAAACATGGATTACCTGTCTATCCCATAGTCATCTTTTCCTATGACACTCCTCACAAGCCCCAAACAGATACTTATCGTGTCACATTTCCCGACAAAACGGTGCTGGAATTTAACTATGGAGTAGTGCAACTCAATCAATTGAACTGGCGTGACTTTTTAGAGCAAGAAAATCCTGTTGCCAGTGCGCTCATGTCTAAAATGAGGATAGCACCATCAGACCGTCCCAAAGTCAAGGCTGAATGTTTACGATTATTGGCAACTTTACGGCTCAATCCAGCAAAAATGAAACTGATTTCTGGGTTTGTTGATACCTATCTGAGACTAAATGCAGCAGAAACAGAGATTTTTCAAACAGAGATTGCTAAATTTGAACTTGTTAAACAAGAGGTAGTTATGGAAATTGTGACTAGCTGGCAATTACAAGGAAGAGAAGAAGGACGACAAGAAGGACGACAAGAAATAGTTATGCGACAGCTTAAAAGGAAAGTTGGTGCAGTTACATCTGAATTAGAAGAACGAATTGGCAAATTATCACCGACTCAGGTGGAAGATTTAGCTGATGCTTTGTTAGATTTTACAAATTTAGATGATTTAGTAGCTTGGTTAAATAGTCATAACTGA